In a single window of the Zea mays cultivar B73 chromosome 5, Zm-B73-REFERENCE-NAM-5.0, whole genome shotgun sequence genome:
- the LOC103626973 gene encoding uncharacterized protein: MAGTGPIPGVIVLALGAGALGFPDALRQLLDAVAGRPRSPLLDIAACVLAMAVATAYALGTMLLARFVRKAPGGLGAAAGVGGDAPRADLFALLTLVVSLGAALLVSACLFLTAPGAGGLLYRTVDVLAGKSGVVSALVAVAAAAAIPFVRRVLCAAPASTRILGFAVVGLFVLAAFVLLPTLGGGLYKHRVSVSVGVMVMALARRFGKLARAASLAIVIVSFALIGLLTTACAK; encoded by the coding sequence ATGGCAGGCACCGGCCCTATTCCGGGGGTCATCGTCCTGGCTCTCGGCGCCGGGGCGCTGGGATTCCCCGACGCGCTGCGCCAGCTGCTCGACGCCGTCGCGGGGCGGCCGCGAAGCCCACTCCTCGACATCGCCGCCTGCGTGCTCGCCATGGCCGTGGCCACGGCCTACGCTCTCGGCACCATGCTGCTGGCGCGTTTCGTCCGCAAGGCGCCCGGCGGACTCGGAGCCGCCGCGGGCGTGGGCGGTGACGCGCCGCGCGCGGACCTCTTCGCCCTGCTGACTCTCGTCGTGTCCCTCGGCGCTGCCCTGCTCGTCTCCGCGTGCCTCTTCCTGACCGCGCCCGGCGCCGGCGGCCTGCTCTACCGTACTGTCGACGTCCTCGCCGGGAAAAGCGGTGTGGTATCGGCccttgtcgccgtcgccgccgccgccgccatcccCTTCGTCAGGCGTGTGCTCTGCGCCGCCCCTGCTTCGACCCGGATCCTGGGCTTCGCGGTCGTGGGGCTGTTTGTCCTCGCCGCCTTCGTCCTCCTTCCCACGCTCGGTGGCGGCCTCTACAAACACCGCGTCAGCGTGTCCGTCGGCGTCATGGTCATGGCTCTCGCCCGCCGCTTCggcaagctggcgcgggcggcgTCGCTGGCCATCGTCATCGTCTCCTTCGCCCTCATCGGCCTCCTCACAACCGCGTGTGCCAAGTGA